In Zingiber officinale cultivar Zhangliang chromosome 6A, Zo_v1.1, whole genome shotgun sequence, a single genomic region encodes these proteins:
- the LOC121994979 gene encoding GTP cyclohydrolase 1-like, translated as MESGIKSLALSVSLCWRKRFRSSKFHRCPLSSLSLSIKFQVFNLHFFEDLDISSRRRPEKRSPTLAAAAKATADEEEGEQIVLFAAWGEEEEATDLLASEAERALSIEEAVKALLQGLGEDHEREGLRRTPHRMAEAFRGGTRGYKQKAKVQGALFPEAGLNPGVGHAGGVGGLVVVRDINLLSYCESCLLPFSIKCHVGYVPSGGRVVCLRKLSRAADVFARRFQDPKRLASEVCAALHNSINPAGVAVSLQCWHMKFSHLCDTNFTHSTISDMQSWGTVLASSRSGVFKEGKNSLWDDFTSLLILSGAIIEGGDTNHSQRQKMKFVVL; from the exons ATGGAAAGTGGCATCAAGAGCTTGGCATTGAGTGTCTCCTTGTGTTGGCGTAAGAG GTTTCGATCTTCCAAGTTCCACCGTTGCCCTCtttcctctctctccctctccatcAAATTCCAAGTTTTCAATCTTCATTTTTTCGAGGATCTCGACATCTCGTCACGGAGGAGACCAGAAAAGCGGAGCCCAACGCTGGCAGCGGCGGCGAAGGCAACAGCCGACGAGGAAGAAGGAGAGCAGATTGTGTTGTTCGCTGCT tggggggaggaggaggaggcgacgGATCTGCTGGCGTCGGAGGCCGAGCGCGCGCTCTCGATCGAGGAGGCCGTCAAGGCGCTGCTGCAGGGCCTCGGAGAGGATCACGAGCGAGAAGGCCTCCGGAGGACGCCGCATCGCATGGCCGAGGCCTTCCGCGGAGGAACCAGAG GGTACAAACAAAAGGCGAAAGTGCAGGGTGCCTTGTTTCCAGAAGCTGGACTGAATCCGGGAGTCGGCCATGCAGGAGGGGTTGGTGGGCTAGTGGTTGTTCGCGACATCAACCTGTTGTCCTACTGTGAGTCTTGCTTGCTTCCATTTAGCATCAAGTGCCATGTTGGCTATGTGCCATCCGGAGGGCGTGTCGTCTGCCTGCGTAAGCTGTCGCGAGCTGCAGATGTATTTGCAAGGAGGTTTCAGGATCCTAAAAGACTAGCAAGTGAAGTTTGTGCAGCATTGCATAACAGCATTAACCCGGCCGGTGTTGCTGTCTCTCTTCAATGTTGGCACATGAAATTTAGTCATTTGTGTGACACCAATTTTACTCATTCGACCATATCAGATATGCAAAGTTGGGGAACAGTTTTAGCTTCTTCCAGGTCTGGAGTTTTTAAGGAAGGGAAGAACTCTTTGTGGGATGATTTCACTTCTCTTCTGATACTAAGTGGTGCAATCATCGAAGGAGGAGATACAAACCATTCTCAACGGCAGAAAATGAAGTTTGTTGTTCTTTAG
- the LOC121994121 gene encoding auxin-responsive protein SAUR64-like: MLSPKRLVEKAKKGLPLMRSNSRSSSCDFNNILVADKGHFVVYTMDDARFVVPLSFLKSCIFQELLKVSAEEFGLPGEGPITLACSGVFLEYVVSLLKRSLSRDVELALLVSIDANRCSDSSLVGLGCDQQRVVV; the protein is encoded by the coding sequence ATGTTGAGTCCCAAGAGGCTTGTTGAGAAGGCAAAGAAGGGTCTGCCCTTGATGAGATCAAATAGTCGATCGAGTTCTTGCGATTTCAACAACATATTGGTCGCTGACAAAGGCCATTTTGTGGTGTACACTATGGATGATGCAAGATTCGTTGTGCCATTATCATTTCTCAAGAGCTGTATTTTTCAAGAGCTCCTCAAGGTTTCAGCGGAGGAGTTCGGATTACCCGGAGAGGGGCCAATCACCCTGGCCTGCAGTGGAGTTTTCCTGGAGTATGTAGTCTCCTTGCTCAAGAGAAGCTTGTCTAGAGATGTGGAGTTGGCTTTGCTTGTCTCTATCGATGCAAACCGGTGCTCCGATTCCTCGTTGGTTGGCCTTGGTTGTGACCAACAACGAGTAGTAGTATGA